The following proteins are co-located in the Lacticaseibacillus paracasei subsp. paracasei genome:
- a CDS encoding class C sortase, giving the protein MTKRTRRPLGLIDIVIGCLLLAGFGVLCYPFASDAYVSYQNQQVIDRYRQQEARKNQMVLRREYNDYQQKNKQLAASQQVPGVASFNHAVNDQGTAKTAAKRNQQILTRQTVAQLTIPKIGLSLPVFDHTSDWLLQFGACLLDGTSYPTGGKNTHAVISAHRGVPNAELFTRVPALKKGDKFFISIGNHKLAYQIFKRQVIEPSDTRQLRIVPGQDLVTLMTCTPYMINSHRLLITGRRIPYVKADDEASSWAVWWNKLKLIVALLGAVIILGLIGFVMRGLMLGRKHYLLEVPAEATQVVVKRGRHIHSFKSDQTGVTDISLPGNHYRVAIVTPLGRTKYKAYVKKIRDKKFTLKRS; this is encoded by the coding sequence GTGACAAAACGAACACGTCGACCTTTAGGCTTGATTGATATTGTGATTGGATGCCTTCTTTTAGCGGGTTTTGGTGTTTTATGCTATCCATTTGCAAGTGATGCTTACGTTTCTTACCAAAATCAGCAAGTCATCGACAGGTATCGACAACAAGAAGCGCGGAAGAATCAGATGGTGTTGCGGCGGGAATATAACGACTATCAGCAAAAAAATAAACAGTTGGCAGCAAGTCAGCAAGTGCCCGGCGTTGCCAGTTTTAATCATGCCGTTAATGATCAAGGAACCGCAAAAACAGCGGCCAAACGCAATCAGCAAATCTTGACTCGTCAGACAGTTGCTCAGTTGACGATTCCCAAAATTGGCCTTAGTCTGCCGGTTTTTGATCATACAAGCGATTGGCTTCTACAATTTGGCGCCTGTTTATTGGATGGTACAAGTTATCCAACTGGTGGTAAAAATACCCATGCTGTCATTTCAGCGCATCGTGGTGTGCCAAACGCTGAACTTTTTACCCGAGTACCAGCGTTAAAAAAAGGCGACAAGTTTTTTATTAGCATAGGCAATCATAAATTGGCTTACCAAATCTTTAAGCGCCAGGTTATTGAGCCAAGTGATACCCGGCAGCTAAGAATTGTGCCGGGACAGGATCTTGTGACCTTAATGACCTGCACGCCTTATATGATCAATTCTCATCGATTGTTGATAACGGGTCGCCGAATTCCTTACGTTAAGGCAGATGACGAGGCCTCAAGTTGGGCGGTTTGGTGGAACAAATTAAAGCTAATAGTCGCACTTTTAGGCGCGGTGATCATTTTAGGCCTGATCGGTTTCGTAATGCGCGGTTTGATGCTTGGCCGAAAGCATTATTTGCTGGAAGTACCGGCTGAAGCCACACAAGTCGTGGTGAAACGAGGTCGACATATACATTCTTTTAAATCAGATCAGACTGGGGTGACTGACATCAGCCTGCCTGGTAATCATTATCGAGTCGCAATTGTCACGCCACTTGGCCGGACTAAGTACAAGGCTTATGTCAAAAAAATTCGGGATAAAAAATTCACACTTAAACGATCTTGA
- a CDS encoding ATP-binding cassette domain-containing protein — MKQLEIAHLDKAFDQQVLFKDASFMFNQGKIYGLLGRNGSGKSTLFNMIVRNLPHDHGTIAVDADDGRGLITDYADTSVGMVYTQPHLPAFMTGLEFVNYFMSINRTRLEQAHSSVQATDFFEMAGLSQADANKLLRDYSEGMRNKLQIVVSLMLRPPVLLLDEPLTTVDVVAAHEMQQLIVAMKAESVVIFSTHIMQLAQAICDAVVLLHNQQLTELSGLDIHSQAFEDAVIARLSDEVRADG, encoded by the coding sequence ATGAAACAACTTGAGATCGCGCATTTGGACAAAGCTTTTGATCAGCAAGTTTTGTTTAAAGATGCCAGTTTCATGTTTAATCAAGGTAAAATATATGGCTTGTTAGGCCGTAACGGCTCCGGAAAGTCGACTTTATTTAATATGATTGTCCGCAACTTGCCACATGATCACGGGACGATTGCGGTTGATGCCGATGATGGTCGTGGGTTAATTACTGACTACGCAGATACAAGTGTGGGGATGGTATACACGCAACCGCACTTACCGGCGTTTATGACGGGGCTTGAATTTGTTAACTACTTTATGAGCATTAACCGAACGCGTCTTGAACAAGCACATTCGTCTGTGCAGGCGACCGATTTTTTCGAAATGGCTGGGTTGAGTCAGGCTGATGCGAATAAGCTTTTACGCGACTATTCTGAGGGAATGCGGAACAAGTTGCAGATTGTGGTATCGCTCATGCTAAGACCGCCAGTACTGTTGTTAGATGAACCATTGACAACAGTTGACGTGGTGGCGGCCCATGAGATGCAACAGTTGATTGTGGCGATGAAGGCGGAATCTGTGGTCATTTTTTCAACCCACATTATGCAGTTAGCCCAAGCTATTTGTGACGCTGTGGTGCTGTTGCATAACCAACAGTTGACAGAGCTTTCAGGCTTGGACATCCATAGTCAGGCGTTTGAGGATGCCGTGATTGCTCGGCTAAGTGACGAGGTGCGGGCCGATGGTTGA
- a CDS encoding response regulator transcription factor produces the protein MLSDERLRGTVLAVDDDIDILRMLNRYFAARLPTFNLITAESGAGVVQRLTNNPDLILLDVNLPDTDGFSLAERIRAITSVPIIFLTARVTDEDKVRGLGAGGDDYVTKPFSLAELGARIKAHFRRESQPQKRARMAIFDQILIDYRAKQVSIGDQVLSLEKKQYQLVELLSLNPGQVFSREQLYEKIWGYDALGDDRVITEHIRRIRLLFDRYQVTSPIETVWGVGYKWTS, from the coding sequence ATGCTAAGTGATGAAAGGCTTCGCGGGACAGTACTTGCAGTAGACGATGATATCGATATTCTAAGGATGTTGAATCGTTATTTTGCTGCCCGCCTTCCGACGTTTAACCTAATCACGGCCGAGTCAGGCGCCGGTGTGGTGCAACGGCTGACCAATAATCCTGATTTGATTTTGCTTGATGTCAACCTACCTGATACTGACGGCTTTTCGTTGGCGGAACGAATTCGGGCGATAACATCGGTACCAATTATTTTTCTGACCGCACGGGTGACTGATGAGGATAAAGTTCGTGGACTCGGTGCAGGCGGCGATGATTATGTGACGAAACCGTTCAGTCTTGCTGAACTTGGTGCCCGCATTAAGGCCCACTTTAGACGGGAAAGCCAACCGCAAAAACGTGCACGGATGGCGATTTTTGATCAGATTCTCATCGACTACCGCGCTAAACAAGTGTCAATTGGCGATCAAGTTTTAAGTCTTGAAAAGAAGCAATATCAACTAGTTGAGCTGTTAAGCCTGAATCCGGGGCAAGTCTTTAGTCGTGAACAGCTTTATGAAAAAATATGGGGTTATGACGCTCTTGGAGATGATCGAGTCATTACGGAACATATCCGCCGCATTCGACTTCTTTTTGATCGATATCAAGTAACCTCACCAATCGAAACCGTTTGGGGAGTGGGCTATAAATGGACAAGTTAA
- a CDS encoding HAMP domain-containing sensor histidine kinase codes for MDKLKQRLTRLPIKKALLHLILIGTIAAALVVLVYLLIWHVVMMPIATALAKRWFIGGMSLYFGGAIIGSFAMLYAVMNVTARLFYRVKLGPPLDQLQYGVTHIQAQDLDFTLQPTSDDELGQLVAAFEEMRQALRKALETAWQLADDQKQVNAAFAHDLRTPLTVLQGNLELLTFNEEGQPPDQHLLDEMQRQLDRMNNFIKTMSHVTSIQNIRLNHHAITEAQVEQQLRSEVDKLPTAKTIDWQVDSTRLTDNKLSVSPDAILEVFDNQINNALRFAKTKVGIHLTFNDQQITLQVCNDGQPLTATEQRKVKLPYFSNDKAAHHLGVGMYICNQLCAAHRGYFKIQNREHAAGVCTTAVFGYFDGSAKS; via the coding sequence ATGGACAAGTTAAAGCAGCGCCTAACGCGTTTGCCAATAAAAAAAGCTTTGCTGCATCTGATTCTGATCGGCACAATTGCCGCTGCATTGGTGGTGTTGGTCTACTTGCTGATTTGGCATGTGGTGATGATGCCAATTGCAACTGCCTTGGCCAAGCGCTGGTTCATTGGCGGGATGAGCTTATACTTTGGTGGGGCAATTATTGGTAGTTTTGCCATGCTATACGCAGTCATGAATGTCACAGCCAGACTTTTTTATCGTGTGAAATTGGGGCCGCCGTTGGATCAACTACAATATGGTGTTACTCATATCCAGGCGCAGGATCTGGACTTCACGCTACAGCCGACATCTGATGATGAACTCGGTCAATTAGTAGCCGCGTTTGAGGAAATGCGCCAAGCATTACGCAAGGCGCTCGAAACCGCATGGCAATTGGCTGATGATCAAAAACAAGTCAACGCCGCGTTTGCTCATGATCTGCGGACGCCGCTAACTGTCTTGCAGGGAAATCTGGAATTGTTAACGTTCAATGAAGAAGGCCAGCCACCAGATCAACATTTACTAGACGAGATGCAGCGACAGCTTGATCGGATGAACAATTTTATCAAAACGATGAGTCATGTGACCTCTATTCAAAATATTCGGTTGAATCATCATGCAATCACAGAAGCACAGGTTGAACAACAGCTTCGTTCAGAAGTGGATAAATTACCAACAGCTAAGACGATTGACTGGCAAGTTGATAGCACACGGTTGACAGACAACAAGTTATCGGTTTCGCCAGACGCTATCCTTGAGGTGTTTGATAACCAGATCAATAATGCCCTCCGGTTCGCTAAGACAAAGGTGGGGATTCATCTCACCTTCAATGACCAGCAAATCACCTTGCAGGTTTGCAACGATGGCCAGCCATTAACGGCAACTGAGCAACGCAAGGTCAAATTGCCTTATTTTTCAAATGATAAAGCAGCGCATCACCTTGGCGTGGGCATGTATATCTGCAATCAACTATGTGCAGCACATCGCGGTTACTTTAAAATTCAAAACCGTGAACATGCGGCGGGTGTCTGTACGACAGCGGTTTTCGGCTATTTTGACGGCAGCGCCAAAAGCTAA
- a CDS encoding ABC transporter ATP-binding protein yields MEKINIEGLTKRYRGKAAPALDQVSLEIETGMYGLLGKNGAGKSTLMKILTTLEQPTAGTVEVCGVPIKAAKAIRQQIGYLPQRFGFYTNMRVVDAMTYLAVLANVPARDQSQRIQHLLEEVHLADKARTKIKALSGGMLQRLGIAQALVNRPKVLIVDEPTAGLDPEERIRFRNLLTDFANERIVLLSTHIVSDIEATTNTIGILDQGRLLFNGTTDQLLLAANGHVFEKEVPVAKLNEFKRHRRITEQVTDGTMVKLRFLAASQINTSAQVLPTLEEAYLYLQMKHEEAFL; encoded by the coding sequence ATGGAAAAGATTAACATCGAAGGGCTCACCAAACGCTATCGCGGCAAGGCGGCGCCGGCGCTTGATCAAGTATCGCTAGAAATTGAGACGGGGATGTACGGGCTGTTAGGCAAAAATGGTGCTGGTAAATCAACCTTGATGAAAATTCTGACCACGCTGGAGCAGCCGACAGCAGGTACGGTTGAAGTCTGCGGGGTGCCGATCAAAGCGGCAAAAGCGATTCGTCAACAAATCGGCTATTTGCCGCAAAGATTCGGCTTTTACACCAACATGCGAGTCGTCGATGCCATGACTTATCTTGCGGTATTAGCCAATGTCCCAGCACGGGATCAATCTCAGCGAATTCAACATCTGCTCGAAGAGGTTCATTTAGCAGACAAGGCCCGCACTAAAATAAAAGCTTTGTCTGGCGGCATGTTGCAACGTTTGGGGATTGCACAGGCGCTCGTCAATCGTCCAAAAGTTTTAATCGTCGATGAGCCAACTGCTGGTTTAGATCCAGAAGAACGCATTCGCTTCCGAAATTTGCTGACAGATTTTGCAAATGAGCGCATCGTTCTTCTATCGACGCATATCGTGTCAGACATTGAGGCAACGACCAATACGATCGGAATTCTTGATCAAGGCCGGCTTTTGTTCAATGGCACAACCGATCAACTCCTATTGGCGGCAAATGGCCACGTGTTTGAAAAAGAAGTGCCAGTGGCAAAGTTAAACGAGTTTAAACGGCATCGTCGGATTACTGAGCAAGTAACGGATGGGACAATGGTTAAGTTGAGATTTTTAGCTGCCAGTCAGATCAATACCAGTGCGCAAGTTCTGCCAACGTTGGAGGAGGCTTATCTATATTTGCAGATGAAGCATGAGGAGGCCTTCTTATGA
- a CDS encoding ABC transporter permease: MKLFWMEVKRQTTGRTFTIYTLLVMAFVLLNMWPMLARNVTALPTSTNSYDDITATDFQTRKTNGVGQLRYDYQHNTYVTYPLGFAKTVTLPKADQARVRSLLTQANQAETQATLVKALGQVDRLIGGQSAYSSQNIQGFASRPMTKAEARQDHNLILKKDRISGTFARLFADYAGIVMGILPTVVVIAYCYADRRSRATTSLQSKMTSTWRLVGSRYLASLVTLLMPIFLMGIVLTIQIALHYQGYQIDYLVFFKMTGLWLLPTVMVSSAVGFLSDALFGNFLGFVVQIGWWLSTMMIGARQVAGNYGWLLIPRHNSLHNVAYYEAHLPELLFNRLTYAALAIGFICLAVVLLNLQRGGKFHAINFETLGRVRTQSQRVQH; the protein is encoded by the coding sequence ATGAAACTATTTTGGATGGAGGTCAAACGGCAAACAACGGGCCGGACTTTTACGATTTATACCTTATTAGTGATGGCATTTGTGTTGTTAAATATGTGGCCAATGCTCGCACGAAACGTGACGGCGTTGCCGACATCAACTAATAGCTACGACGATATCACAGCAACCGACTTCCAGACGCGCAAAACAAACGGCGTTGGCCAGTTACGATACGACTATCAGCACAATACTTACGTCACGTATCCCTTGGGGTTTGCAAAAACAGTGACACTACCAAAGGCAGATCAGGCCCGCGTTCGTAGTTTACTGACACAAGCCAACCAAGCAGAGACACAAGCCACATTGGTGAAAGCACTGGGACAGGTGGACAGGTTGATTGGCGGACAATCGGCTTACAGTTCACAGAACATTCAGGGGTTTGCGTCGCGACCGATGACAAAAGCCGAGGCACGGCAAGATCACAATCTGATTCTCAAAAAAGACCGTATCAGTGGTACCTTTGCACGACTATTTGCCGATTACGCCGGTATTGTCATGGGAATTCTACCCACCGTTGTCGTCATCGCTTATTGTTATGCTGATCGTCGAAGTCGTGCAACGACAAGTCTGCAATCGAAAATGACCAGTACTTGGCGACTAGTAGGCAGTCGATACTTAGCAAGTCTCGTGACACTTTTGATGCCGATTTTTTTGATGGGAATCGTCTTAACCATTCAAATCGCTCTGCATTATCAAGGGTATCAAATCGATTATCTCGTGTTCTTCAAAATGACCGGACTGTGGTTATTGCCAACAGTGATGGTTAGCAGCGCAGTGGGTTTTTTAAGTGATGCGCTTTTTGGCAATTTTCTCGGATTCGTGGTGCAGATTGGTTGGTGGTTGAGCACGATGATGATTGGTGCGCGGCAAGTTGCTGGCAATTATGGCTGGTTGCTGATACCGCGACATAATTCACTGCATAACGTTGCCTACTATGAGGCTCATCTACCAGAATTACTGTTTAATCGGTTAACCTATGCCGCGCTCGCCATTGGTTTTATTTGCTTAGCCGTGGTGTTGTTAAATCTTCAACGAGGAGGAAAATTTCATGCCATCAACTTTGAAACGCTTGGTCGGGTTAGAACTCAAAGCCAACGAGTGCAGCACTAG